The DNA sequence GACGAATACGCGCTGAACATACAGTTTCAGGCCGCGCGGCGCTTCACGCTGGTAGAGGTCGAACGGTGCACGGGCCGGCACGTAGAGCAGCGAGTTGTACTCCAGCTTGCCTTCGACCTTGTTGTGGCTCCAGCTCAGCGGGTTCTCGAAGTCGTGGGCGACGTGCTTGTAGAACTCCTGGTATTCCTCGTCCTTGACCTCGGTGCGTGGACGGGTCCACAGGGCACTGGCGCGGTTGACGGTTTCCCATTCCGGCGCGGGCTGCTCTTGACCTTCGGCAGCGGCCTGTTCTTTAGGCAGCTCGATCGGCAGCGCGATATGGTCGGAGTATTTCTTGATGATATTGCGCAGGCGCCAGCCATCGGCGAATTCTTCTTCACCCTTCTTCAGGTGCAGGACGATGCGGGTACCGCGCTCGGCCTTGTCAATGGTTGCGACGTCGAACTCGCCCTGGCCCCTGGAGGACCAGTGCACGCCGTCTGTAGCCGAAAGACAGGCACGACGGCTGAACACATCGACCTTGTCGGCCACGATAAAGGCCGAATAGAAGCCCACGCCGAACTGGCCGATCAGATGCGAGTCTTTCTTCTGGTCGCCGCTGAGGTGCTTCATGAAGTCGGCGGTGCCAGACTTGGCGATGGTGCCCAGGTGAGTGATCACATCCTCGCGGCTCATGCCGATGCCGTTGTCTTCGAGGGTGATGGTGTTGGCTGCTTTATCGAAGCTCACACGGATTTTCAGCTCGGCGCCACCTTCGAGCAGCTCAGGCTTGGCCAAGGCTTCGAAGCGGAGCTTGTCAACGGCGTCGGAGGCGTTGGAGATCAATTCGCGAAGGAAGATTTCCTTGTTGGAATACAGCGAATGGATCATGAGGTGCAGCAGTTGCTTCACCTCGGTCTGGAAGCCCAGGGTTTCTTTTTGAGTTTCCACACTCATGGTCATCAAACTCCAATCAGATGGCATAAGCCGCTTGGCAGGGGGGCCCGAAGGTCCCTCCCCTGCCAGTTTGCGGCGGGATGACATCGAAATGGGGGCTTGCGCCACGATTTCAAGTGCTGACTGGCTCCTCGATCTTGAAATGTGCACGTGCCGTTGCAATCGGCTCGGTTTCTACACCTTGCCAGGCAGTGATCGCCACGTTGGTCACGCGTCGGCCCTGGCGCCACAACTGGCAGCGCGCATAGGTGTCGCGCGCATGCCCGGCACGCAGGTAGTCGATGGAGAAATCGATGATTTTCGGAACCGAGCCGCTGCCAGTAAAAATCAGCACATGCAGCGCCGCAGCCAACTCCATGAACCCGGCAATCACCCCACCATGGATCGCCGGCAGTATCGGGTTGCCGATGTTGTCCGCATTGGCCGGCAGGCGAAACAGCAGCTCATCGCCCTGGCGCGTGCACTCGATGCCGATCAACCCGGCGTACGGGATCAATGCCAGCAACGGCGCATAATCGCCCTTGGCATGGGCCTGGTTCAGTTGCTCGCGCAAGTTGCCGGCGTTCATACCTGCCCCCCAAGTGCCGCCATCGGGGCGCCGTGACCTATCTTGATACTCTTGCCCAGGCGCATGAAGGTACCGACCACCTGGGCGATCGGCTGCGCCGGGTCATCCTGGTAGGCGAAGCCACGGGTGAAGATCACATCCCGGGTGACCCGGTAGCATTGAGCAAAGCCGTAGACGTCCTTGCCCGCCTCGCCCGGGTGCATGTAGTCGATGCGCAGGTCCAGGGTCGGGCACACCTCGAACTCCGGCAACACGCAGAGCGTGGCCATGCCGCAGGTGGTGTCCATCAGCGTGGTCACCGCGCCGCCGTGCAACGTCCCGGTTTGCGGGTTGCCGACAATCTGGGGCGAATACGGCAGCACCAGTGTCATGCCGTCGGCATTGGCACTGTGCACATGCATCCCCAGTTTCTGACAATGACGCAATACCGAGAGGAAACGTTCGGCACGCGCCAGCAGCGCTAAATCATTCATTCAAGAGACTCTTGTCTTAGTTTCTTCGAAAAGCAGATTTCGATAGAAAAGTCGATATGGATCCACTACTTATATATATTGAGCGAGCAAGGAACTTATTTCGAACTGCAACGCTCGAAAGGCACGTAGATACCTTTAAACACGGAGAGACACCCCATGCGTAAGACTTTAGCTTATACCTTGATGCTGGCCGCCACCCTGGGTCTTGCTGCTTGCGATAAAGCCAGCGAGAACAAGGCTCCGGATGTCCAGAAACAAGCCGAGCAGGCTCAGGATAAGATGAACGAGGCTGCCAAAGAAAACGTCGAAGCCGCCAAATCTGCGGCTGAAGAGGCAGCCACCCCTGCCCCTGCACCGGAAGCGGCGCCAAAACCTGCCCAATAAGTCGCAGGCTGAGGCATCACGCAAAATAAAGCCCGATCATGTCGGGCTTTATTTTGCTCGGCGTAAACTTTCCAAAGGTCGAACTCGGAACTAATAACGCAACGCACGGATAAACACACTCACCCGGCTATCTCCCGGCTCGCCTCAGGCAATGGCGCTTCCGTCGGTGTATAGACCATCACATCCAGTACGTCGGAATGAAATTCGCGGCGGTACAGCACCAGCACCACCCCGGCGCTCATCAGCATGAACAACCAGGGGCTGACGAACCAGGCCAGCATGGTCATGCCGAAATAATAGGAACGCAGACCAAAGTTGAACTGGTTGGCCGCCATCGAAATAACCCGCGCCGCACGCGAAGCAAAGGCCTTGCGCTCCATCTCGCTGACATGCCGCTCGCCGACCATGGGCGCCGACCCCACCAGCACTGCCGCGAAGTTGTACTGGCGCATGCACCAGCTAAAGGTGAAGAACGCGTAGACGAAGACCATTGCCAGGCACAGCAACTTTACCTCCGACATCCCCTGGGAAGCCTGCTGCACCAACGGCAGGTCGGCCAGCAGCGACAGGGCACGGTCCGAAGCACCCAGCACCGCGAGAATACCCGCCAGGATGATCAGGGTGCTGGAGGCGAAAAACGAGGCATTGCGCTCAAGGTTGCCGATCACGCTGGCATCGGCGATGCGGTTGTCGCGCAACAGCATGCGGCGCATCCAGTCTTCGCGGTACAGGTGCAGCACGCTGGCCAGGCAGGCGGTGTCGCGGCCCTTCCAGGTTGCATAGCGGGTATATCCCCCCCAACACACGATGAACCACAGCGCCGCGGCAAGATGGACCAGATTGTTCTCTACAAACGACATGCAAATTCCTGGAAAAAGTACTGACGAAAGAGGCGAAAGCGCACTGCTTCGACGTTAGCACAGGGAAAAAGACACGATCATCGGGCATAAAAAAATGCCCCGCATCGATTGATACGGGGCATTTCAGTTTCTCGCTACCTGCTTGTGGCAGGTGCCAGAGGTATCAGGCCAGCGCTTCGCTGCGCTTGCCCAGCAGGCGGTCGACCACTACCGCAGCAAACAGCGTCATCACCGAAGGCACCAGCCAGGCCAGGCCTTGCTCGCTCAACGGCAGGTGCGCCATCTGGGTCGGCATCCACTCGGCCAGGCCCGCGCCCTTGAGGGCGTCGATCAGGCCGAACAGGAACGATACGAGCATGACCGGGCCGACAATGCGCCCCTGCTCTTGCCAGAAGTCCTTGCAGAAGCTCAGGGCTACCAGGGCGATGCACGGCGGGTAGATCGCCGTCAGTACCGGGATCGAGAACGCAATCAGCTTGGTCAGGCCCAGGTTGGACACCAGCAACGAGAACGCTGCCAGGATGATCACCAGGGTCTTGTAGGACAGCGGCAGCACGCGACTGAAATACTCGGCGCAGGCGCAGGTCAGGCCAACCGCCGTCACCAGGCACGCCAGGGAAATCAACACGGCCAGGAAACCGCTGCCCAGGGAGCCGAAGGTGTGCTGCACATACGCGTGCAACACCGCCGCGCCATTGGTAGCGCCGGCGGCGACTTCATGGCTGCCCGAGCCGAGACGGAACAGGCTGACGTACACCAGTGCCAGACCGACGCCGGCAATCAGGCCGGCGATGATCGCATAACGGGTAATCAAGCGCGGTGAGTCGACGCCTCGCGAGCGAATCGCGTTGACGATGACGATGCCGAACACCAGCGCCCCGAGGGTATCCATGGTCAGGTAACCATTGATGAAGCCCTGGGAGAACGGTGCAGCAACGTACTCGGGGGTGGCCGTGCCGATATCGCCGGCCGGCAAGGCGAAGGCGGCGATGCCCAGCACCGCCAGCGCAATGATCTTCAACGGCGCCAGGAAACGCCCGACGGTATCGAGCAGGCGGCCCGGATAGAGCGAGATGAAGAATACGACCAGGAAATACACCGCGCTGTAGAGAAACAGCGCCAGCGGGCTCTCACCGGTCAGCGGCGCCAGGCCCACTTCGAACGACACGGTCGCGGTACGCGGCGTCGCGAACAACGGACCGACCGCCAGGTAGCACGCAGCCGCCAACAGACCGCCGGCGACTTTGCCGATCGGGCTGCTCAGGGCATCCATCGCGCCACCGACCTTGGCCAGGGCGACAACGGTGATGACCGGCAGGCCCACCGCGGTGATCAGAAAGCCCAGCGCCGCCATCCAGACATGAGGACCGGACTGCAAACCGACGATGGGAGGGAAGATGATGTTGCCAGCCCCGACGAACAGGGCAAACGTCATAAAGCCAAGCGCCAGGATGTCCTGGCCTTTCAACACTTTCATTAAGGAAATACCACACTACTGAATCGGAATTTAGAGGGGGACTTCCCTATGGGTGAGGGAAATGCTGCCTATCCGGATGGGACAGGCCCGTTTTGCGTGCTGCTCCCTTTTGGGGCGCGAGACACAGAAGTTAGCGCGCTAGGGTACCGAATTTGGGCCTTGAACGCACTGTTGCGGGGCGAAGTATCCGATGCGCGACA is a window from the Pseudomonas sp. LS1212 genome containing:
- a CDS encoding PaaI family thioesterase, coding for MNAGNLREQLNQAHAKGDYAPLLALIPYAGLIGIECTRQGDELLFRLPANADNIGNPILPAIHGGVIAGFMELAAALHVLIFTGSGSVPKIIDFSIDYLRAGHARDTYARCQLWRQGRRVTNVAITAWQGVETEPIATARAHFKIEEPVST
- a CDS encoding PaaI family thioesterase; this encodes MNDLALLARAERFLSVLRHCQKLGMHVHSANADGMTLVLPYSPQIVGNPQTGTLHGGAVTTLMDTTCGMATLCVLPEFEVCPTLDLRIDYMHPGEAGKDVYGFAQCYRVTRDVIFTRGFAYQDDPAQPIAQVVGTFMRLGKSIKIGHGAPMAALGGQV
- a CDS encoding DUF599 domain-containing protein, giving the protein MSFVENNLVHLAAALWFIVCWGGYTRYATWKGRDTACLASVLHLYREDWMRRMLLRDNRIADASVIGNLERNASFFASSTLIILAGILAVLGASDRALSLLADLPLVQQASQGMSEVKLLCLAMVFVYAFFTFSWCMRQYNFAAVLVGSAPMVGERHVSEMERKAFASRAARVISMAANQFNFGLRSYYFGMTMLAWFVSPWLFMLMSAGVVLVLYRREFHSDVLDVMVYTPTEAPLPEASREIAG
- the brnQ gene encoding branched-chain amino acid transport system II carrier protein; its protein translation is MKVLKGQDILALGFMTFALFVGAGNIIFPPIVGLQSGPHVWMAALGFLITAVGLPVITVVALAKVGGAMDALSSPIGKVAGGLLAAACYLAVGPLFATPRTATVSFEVGLAPLTGESPLALFLYSAVYFLVVFFISLYPGRLLDTVGRFLAPLKIIALAVLGIAAFALPAGDIGTATPEYVAAPFSQGFINGYLTMDTLGALVFGIVIVNAIRSRGVDSPRLITRYAIIAGLIAGVGLALVYVSLFRLGSGSHEVAAGATNGAAVLHAYVQHTFGSLGSGFLAVLISLACLVTAVGLTCACAEYFSRVLPLSYKTLVIILAAFSLLVSNLGLTKLIAFSIPVLTAIYPPCIALVALSFCKDFWQEQGRIVGPVMLVSFLFGLIDALKGAGLAEWMPTQMAHLPLSEQGLAWLVPSVMTLFAAVVVDRLLGKRSEALA